The Amycolatopsis viridis genome window below encodes:
- the yczE gene encoding membrane protein YczE → MTAIDLRPVRVSISPARRLTQLLAGLVLYGASMAMMTRARLGLDPWDVLHEGITKRTGLTFGTVVGIASVAVLLLWIPLRQRPGLGTVLNVLVISVVVDLVRAMLPDQQVLGWRITLLIAGILLNAVATAVYVGARLGPGPRDGLMTGLAARTGWSVRLVRTGIEVTALAAGWLLGGTVGVGTILYALAIGPLTQALLPHVAWRESR, encoded by the coding sequence GTGACTGCGATCGATCTTCGGCCGGTGCGCGTGTCGATCAGCCCCGCGCGCCGGCTCACCCAGCTGCTGGCCGGACTCGTCCTCTACGGCGCGAGCATGGCGATGATGACCCGCGCGCGGCTCGGCCTCGACCCGTGGGACGTCCTGCACGAGGGCATCACCAAGCGGACGGGTCTCACGTTCGGCACGGTCGTCGGCATCGCCTCGGTCGCCGTGCTCCTGCTGTGGATCCCGCTCCGGCAGCGGCCCGGGCTGGGCACCGTGCTGAACGTGCTGGTCATCTCGGTGGTCGTGGACCTGGTGCGCGCCATGCTGCCCGACCAGCAGGTGCTCGGCTGGCGGATCACGTTGCTGATCGCCGGCATCCTGCTCAACGCCGTGGCCACCGCGGTCTACGTCGGCGCCCGGCTCGGCCCCGGGCCGCGCGACGGCTTGATGACCGGACTGGCCGCGCGCACGGGCTGGTCCGTCCGGCTGGTGCGCACCGGCATCGAAGTCACCGCGCTGGCGGCCGGCTGGCTGCTCGGCGGCACGGTGGGTGTGGGAACCATCCTCTACGCGCTCGCGATCGGCCCG